One window of the Triticum dicoccoides isolate Atlit2015 ecotype Zavitan chromosome 3B, WEW_v2.0, whole genome shotgun sequence genome contains the following:
- the LOC119279948 gene encoding uncharacterized protein LOC119279948, whose protein sequence is MDEDDHHGMHVVKFTVAYSSAVLDQGPPPQQILAWFVDTCRFVVSDFATDVIVHIGEVRFYLHKHVVLQTQNVQLSGSLCHAIKSMGSPIICCSKSDKSKEECARSNTIINGKLNKMNHTSEEPPRRSNSSVQVERWGKCVKDDSVT, encoded by the exons ATGGATGAGGACGACCACCACGGCATGCACGTGGTCAAGTTCACTGTCGCCTACTCCAGTGCGGTGCTGGACCAAGGACCTCCGCCTCAACAGATCCTAGCTTGG TTTGTTGATACATGCAGATTTGTGGTCTCTGACTTTGCAACAGATGTTATTGTGCATATCGGTGAAGTCAGATTCTACTTGCACAAG CACGTAGTTCTTCAGACACAAAATGTTCAACTGTCGGGGTCTCTTTGTCATGCCATCAAGAGTA TGGGAAGTCCGATCATTTGCTGCTCAAAATCCGATAAATCAAAGGAGGAATGCGCGAGAAGCAATACTATCATCAATGGCAAG CTCAACAAGATGAACCATACAAGCGAGGAACCTCCCAGGCGCAGCAACTCCTCCGTCCAAGTTGAGCGCTGGGGAAAGTG TGTTAAAGATGATTCTGTGACCTGA